The following proteins are co-located in the Gemmatimonadota bacterium genome:
- a CDS encoding NAD(P)H-dependent oxidoreductase subunit E translates to MATPLEFTDAARERAAEILDRYPAEYRKSAVVPLLHLAQEEWGYVSPEAMACVAGLIGCSPVKVAEIATFYPMFNKEPVGEHVLAVCHTLPCALTGCGSVFDHLSEKLGIGLGETTEDGRFTLRKSECLAACDRGPVLLVNRRLHTHVTPEKVDEILAELDKG, encoded by the coding sequence ATGGCGACACCGCTCGAATTCACGGACGCGGCGCGGGAACGGGCGGCGGAGATCCTGGACCGCTATCCCGCGGAGTACAGGAAGTCGGCCGTCGTACCGCTCCTCCACCTCGCGCAGGAGGAATGGGGGTACGTCTCGCCCGAGGCCATGGCCTGCGTGGCCGGTCTGATCGGCTGCTCGCCCGTCAAGGTCGCGGAGATCGCGACGTTCTACCCCATGTTCAACAAGGAACCCGTGGGCGAACACGTGCTGGCGGTATGCCATACGCTGCCCTGCGCGCTGACCGGCTGCGGGAGCGTATTCGATCACCTCTCGGAAAAACTCGGCATCGGGCTGGGCGAGACCACGGAGGACGGCCGGTTCACGCTGAGGAAATCGGAATGCCTCGCGGCCTGCGACCGGGGCCCCGTGCTCCTGGTCAACCGGCGCCTGCACACCCACGTTACCCCCGAGAAGGTCGACGAAATCCTCGCGGAACTCGATAAGGGTTAA
- the nuoF gene encoding NADH-quinone oxidoreductase subunit NuoF, which yields MAAPIEILTAPLPAETDPGDIDAYLAGGGYGAVRKALKSMSQAELIEEINASGIKGRGGAGFSTGMKWNLCADRFPRYLCANADESEPGSFKDRLLLESKPHQIIEGMIITSYALGINLGYIYIRGEFFQIIDQMEAALADARKHGFLGADILDTGYDLELYVHPGAGAYICGEETGLIESLEGNRPYPRLKPPYFPAAIGLWGQPTIVNNVETMAQITTIVDMGAEAYKQIGSEEDTTGPRLFGLCGHVKKPGIYEYDSDITLRELIYDAAGGIRDGNRLKGVIPGGISAPILTPEEIDTPMGFGALGKLGSMGGTGGIIVMDETTSMVDALLNASSFAAHESCGQCTPCREGVPWMNDILRRIRNGQGRDEDLDLLLDICKQIHGHTVCVFGQAPGVWPVRTILVKYWPEFRACIERKELVVPPLEESFLRPDQYEHIPPVPGNFRLKTEEADAAG from the coding sequence ATGGCCGCACCGATCGAAATCCTGACGGCGCCCCTCCCGGCGGAAACCGATCCCGGCGACATCGACGCCTACCTGGCCGGCGGCGGTTACGGCGCGGTACGGAAGGCGCTGAAGTCCATGAGCCAGGCCGAACTGATCGAGGAGATCAACGCCTCGGGGATAAAGGGCCGCGGCGGGGCCGGGTTCTCGACGGGCATGAAGTGGAACCTGTGCGCCGACCGGTTTCCCCGGTACCTGTGCGCCAACGCGGACGAAAGCGAACCCGGCAGCTTCAAGGACCGGCTCCTGCTGGAGTCGAAGCCCCACCAGATCATCGAAGGCATGATCATCACCAGCTACGCCCTGGGGATCAACCTGGGATACATCTACATCCGGGGCGAGTTCTTCCAGATCATCGACCAGATGGAAGCCGCGCTGGCGGACGCCCGGAAACACGGCTTCCTCGGCGCCGATATCCTGGACACGGGCTACGACCTCGAGTTGTACGTCCATCCGGGCGCGGGAGCTTACATCTGCGGAGAAGAGACGGGCCTGATCGAATCCCTCGAGGGCAACCGGCCCTACCCCCGGCTGAAGCCGCCCTATTTCCCCGCCGCCATCGGGCTCTGGGGCCAGCCCACGATCGTCAACAACGTGGAGACCATGGCCCAGATAACCACCATCGTCGACATGGGCGCGGAAGCCTACAAGCAAATCGGTTCGGAGGAGGATACGACCGGACCCCGGCTGTTCGGCCTGTGCGGCCACGTGAAGAAACCCGGCATCTACGAGTACGATTCCGATATTACGCTGCGGGAGCTGATCTACGACGCGGCCGGCGGCATCCGGGACGGCAACCGGCTGAAGGGTGTCATTCCGGGCGGCATCTCGGCGCCGATCCTGACGCCGGAAGAGATCGACACGCCCATGGGCTTTGGCGCCCTGGGCAAGCTGGGATCCATGGGCGGTACCGGCGGGATCATCGTGATGGACGAGACCACCAGCATGGTGGACGCCCTGCTCAACGCATCCTCCTTCGCCGCCCACGAGTCCTGCGGCCAGTGCACGCCCTGCCGCGAGGGGGTGCCATGGATGAACGACATCCTGCGGCGTATCCGCAATGGCCAGGGCAGGGACGAGGACCTGGACCTGCTGCTCGACATCTGCAAGCAGATCCACGGCCACACCGTCTGCGTCTTCGGCCAGGCGCCGGGCGTCTGGCCCGTGCGCACCATTCTCGTCAAGTACTGGCCCGAGTTCAGGGCCTGCATCGAACGGAAGGAACTGGTCGTCCCGCCCCTGGAGGAATCCTTTCTGCGGCCCGATCAGTATGAGCACATTCCACCCGTACCCGGCAATTTCCGGCTGAAGACCGAAGAAGCCGATGCCGCCGGATGA
- a CDS encoding molybdopterin-dependent oxidoreductase: MPPDEQTMATITIDEKQYTVEEGRNLIDAAADLGIDIPHFCYHPGLAPDGNCRMCLTEMEIRPGQFGIVTSCTIRIKDGMNFRFNSPAVLDNRKGIMEFLLINHPLDCPWCDQAGECKLQDHSFDHGRGHSRFVETKRVPPKKDLGPHITLYTTRCILCQRCTRFCDEITGTSELGVVQMGSKSEIATFEDVPLDNKMSANVADICPVGALVTKDFLYKPRIWHYDKVDTLCPGCATGCNTTLEVMHQKIYRTKPRYNEAVNGYWMCDEGRFCYHGWQDADRLTAPLMRVDGELGQATWPDAMDAAVSGIRTVLDGEGDSAMGVVGSSMATNEENYLLRKMAVEAFGSPRTGLDRKPDGEAWTSKSGFHIDADKTPNTRGARDMLGAGSLEDILRGIGDGSIRGLYVLGGDIGRTLSTAEAEAFRKLEFLVVHDVYRSDLAELADVVFPGAIPFEKNGTMTNAQGRVQRLGPAFPPPGGAREDGAILRYVGQRMGVELGGTDPAGVLEEIAGNVEGYAGLTYDLIGDQGAMTGGEGPSEAAGG; this comes from the coding sequence ATGCCGCCGGATGAGCAGACCATGGCAACCATTACCATAGACGAAAAGCAATACACCGTGGAGGAAGGCCGCAACCTTATCGACGCGGCGGCGGACCTGGGCATCGACATCCCCCATTTCTGCTATCACCCCGGCCTGGCGCCGGACGGCAACTGCCGGATGTGCCTGACCGAGATGGAGATCCGGCCCGGGCAGTTCGGCATCGTCACCTCGTGCACGATACGGATCAAGGACGGGATGAATTTCCGGTTCAATTCCCCGGCGGTGCTGGACAACCGGAAGGGGATCATGGAGTTCCTGCTCATCAACCACCCCCTTGACTGTCCCTGGTGCGACCAGGCGGGGGAGTGCAAGCTGCAGGACCATTCCTTCGACCACGGCCGGGGCCACAGCCGGTTCGTCGAGACCAAGCGCGTACCGCCGAAGAAAGACCTCGGACCGCACATCACGCTGTACACGACGCGCTGCATCCTGTGCCAGCGCTGCACCCGCTTTTGCGACGAGATCACCGGAACTTCGGAACTCGGCGTCGTCCAGATGGGCAGCAAGTCCGAGATCGCGACCTTCGAAGACGTTCCCCTGGACAACAAGATGTCGGCGAACGTGGCGGACATCTGTCCCGTGGGCGCCCTGGTCACCAAGGACTTCCTCTACAAGCCCCGCATCTGGCATTACGACAAGGTGGATACCCTCTGCCCGGGATGCGCCACGGGATGCAACACCACGCTGGAAGTCATGCACCAGAAGATCTACCGGACCAAACCTCGTTACAACGAGGCGGTAAACGGGTACTGGATGTGCGACGAAGGGCGGTTCTGCTACCACGGCTGGCAGGACGCGGACCGGCTGACGGCGCCGCTGATGCGGGTAGACGGTGAACTCGGGCAGGCCACATGGCCCGATGCCATGGACGCGGCCGTCAGCGGCATCCGGACCGTCCTGGACGGTGAAGGGGATTCCGCCATGGGGGTGGTCGGATCGTCCATGGCGACCAACGAGGAGAACTACCTGCTGCGAAAAATGGCCGTGGAGGCCTTCGGGTCGCCGCGGACCGGCCTCGACCGCAAGCCCGATGGAGAAGCGTGGACGTCGAAAAGCGGATTCCACATCGACGCGGACAAGACGCCCAACACCCGGGGTGCCCGCGACATGCTCGGCGCCGGCTCGCTGGAGGATATCCTGCGGGGTATCGGTGACGGCTCGATCCGGGGGCTCTACGTACTGGGCGGCGACATCGGCCGGACCCTGTCGACGGCGGAGGCGGAGGCCTTCCGCAAGCTCGAATTCCTGGTGGTGCACGACGTGTATCGTTCCGACCTCGCCGAACTGGCCGACGTGGTCTTCCCCGGGGCGATTCCCTTCGAGAAGAACGGGACCATGACCAATGCGCAGGGCCGCGTACAGCGGCTGGGCCCCGCCTTCCCGCCGCCCGGCGGCGCGCGGGAGGACGGCGCGATTCTCCGGTACGTGGGACAGCGCATGGGCGTCGAACTGGGCGGGACGGACCCCGCCGGCGTCCTGGAAGAAATCGCCGGAAATGTGGAAGGATACGCGGGACTCACCTATGACCTGATCGGCGATCAGGGCGCCATGACGGGCGGCGAAGGGCCGTCCGAGGCCGCGGGAGGTTAG